GTCGGTTCCCTCCGGGAACACCAGCCGCGGTCGAGTCTCCCTGGCAGCGGGCTCCAGCCGGTTCAGGAGATCGGTCATCCCGGTGGGTCCTCCACGTTCGCTTCGAGCCAGTCGACAGCCGCGCCGACGGTGCGATTGTCCTGAACCTCCGAGACCGAGATCGGGATCTCGAATTCGTCTTCGAGGGCGGCGACGAGCGCGATG
This region of Halodesulfurarchaeum sp. HSR-GB genomic DNA includes:
- a CDS encoding phosphopantetheine-binding protein — translated: MSASDIQEKTVEIVAEIFAEPPESIDRSTDFIADLHAKSMDIIALVAALEDEFEIPISVSEVQDNRTVGAAVDWLEANVEDPPG